Sequence from the Anolis sagrei isolate rAnoSag1 chromosome 8, rAnoSag1.mat, whole genome shotgun sequence genome:
AGAAGGATAGTGTCAAGATCGAGCAAAGTCATACTCCCACtcttttctgctttgatcagaccttcTCACCtagaataaccctgtgtccacttctgggcaaagcaattaaATGACATATAGCTGGAAACCAGTCCATTTGAAAGGGATCTAGCAGTCTTAGCAGACCCCAAGCTGACTGTGAGACTACATTGTGATGCGGCAGATCAAAAAACCAATGAGATTGTAGGTAACACCCATAAGAGTCTAGTGTTCAGATCAAAGGAAGACATAGTATGACCCTCTTCTGCTGAGAAAGGAATCTAGGAGTTTCAGTGgagcacaagctgaacatgagccaatggtGTGATGCAACTGTTTAAAAAGTCAATGCGAttagtgtcttcctgcctggcagaaaagggttggactggatgacccttgggatctcttccaactttatgatttaaAGATCATCTAACTCAGCATCCCCATCATTCCCTGGGCCTTGGGTCACTCTACTCACATGGCGGCTGATGCTGGATGAGGCCTGCCTTCAGAGCTCCCACAGTATTCCTCTGCGCATTCACAGATGATTCGCAAGGTCCGCACTGCAGggcaggaaaacaacaacaacaacaattattattattattattactagccgtcccctgccacgtgttgctgtggcccacatgggggttctgggtgagaggtttggcccaattctatcgttggtgaggttcagaatgctgtgtgactgtaggtgaactataaatcccaggaactacaactcccaaatgtcaagattctattttccccaaactccaccagtgttcagatttgggcatattgagtattcatgtagagtttggtccagatccatcattgtttgagtccatggtgatctttggatgtaggtgaactacaactccaaaaccaaaggacactgcccaccaaacccttccagtattttctgttggtcatgggagaactgtgtgccaagtttggttcaattccatcattgatggggtttagaatgctctttgattataggtgaactataaatcccagcaactacaactcccaaatgacaaaataaaaaaattgagtgaaggacatacattgggttattaggtgtttcatgtccaaatttggtgttaatttgtccagtggtttttgagttctgttaatcccacaaacattacattttttatatatagatgatTATTCCTAGACCTGCATCTCTTCCTGGGAGATGCCCAACCCACCACCAGCTCCTCACCGATGCACTCCAGCTTCTTTTGGGGACAGGAGCCGAGGGGAAGGAGCATCAGTTCCTGGACGGCCGCACCATACGGACAGGCCCCGGGTCCCCTGGAGCGGCTGCCCTGTGGGAGGAGCTTGGCCGAAATGCCAGCGTCCGATGGGGCCACATTCCGGTGCAGCTCCATGCTCCGAGAGAGAGCTGCCTCCCGGGCCTTGTAGACATTTCTAAAGGAAGAATGGGACAGACACAAAGGCTGGTGAATTTGAAAAACGTGTGTCTTTTACCTAGTGGCTGGTTTCTCCCATTTTAAGGTCGCTATAATCAACCCTCTTCtcaggtctgggcaaactttggcctccctccaggtgttttggacattatttatttatttacttatttacagtatttatattccgcctgttggggattcctcatcttcggaagaggaaggggagcagggaagtgctcaggaattggagggagaagaagaatcagacggtGAGGGTTTGCAAGTGCCcatatttctagagagacgaaaagagacagagcacagacagcGTGCAGCCAGAATAgttgctaaaaacgctgagctaattgggagacgccctagcacctcctgcatggggaatgCAGGGCTTTAAATCAGAGgtaggagcagtcagcttttgtTGGTAACAATGACCCTGatgctgatgttttcactccaatggaatctgctttgtgtctgctgctaaggacttagttcatcatccattgtctgatggaagactggtgtttcttttgggactttgtaagagactttaatttgtgtctggattaagacatccttgttttcctttgcacttttcaattgcatttgcttattctttgtgtttgctgaagtaaagcttttttcttttactttcaacattgtctaaaggttgtttttgaagggcaactcaggccactgcccttctcacctcgcaggggactcagggcggatcacgatgcacatatgcatggcaaacagccataatgccacagacacacaacatatataggcggacacacagaggctattaaaTTTTCCatgctttgaattctggccaccgggggagctgtcgcttcactgtccacttgtgacactgatagagtatttcttcattcttttgcacactgctggagagttttatggcgtcgtaaattagttaaattagcctccccacataagcggtacctaaatttcctacttgacagatgcaactgtcttcaggctgcaaaggtcgacagcaagctagactaatggttgggagcttactccaacccaggctggcttcgaactcatgagctttcggtcagcagtgattttaatgcaactgactctcaaccagctgcgccacaacctggtCCACAACTCAGAATTTGAGTGTTCGGGAGCCGGAGGCCTTGGGGCCCGCACGcatgcccatgcctgctcttctCAACAACAAGCCTGCCTTCCTagaagaatgaaaaaggaaggaaggaaggacggaaggaaggtaaaaagaatggaaaggaagagaagagggatggaaggaagtgagagagggggaaagaataatgaaggaaggaaggaaggaaggaaggaaggaaggaaggaaggaaggaaggcagctgTCCCAACAAAACCCAGGCAACGCTGGGTATATACGCTAGTTTCTAAatgaaaaatagtttaaaaaaaagaCCAAGTctaacctaactgatgtggacaTACACGCTACACAAGGCATGcctctcaccctgagattccttcccttttgccccaAGGAACAGAGAGAAGGATACAGAGaacagagttgtgtttttctcaaAGTAAGTGTCCCTTGTAACCAGCAATGCCCCTCGATGGGCCTGGTGGGAGGCAATGAAGCCTTTGGCTAACCAGGTGAAAGGCCTTTACCTGTAGACGGCCAAGAGCGGGGCCCAGAGCGGGGCGAAGAAGGCCTCCTCCAGCCGCGCCACGCACTGGTCCTTGGCAGCCGCCGTATTGAGGCCCTCGAAAGCCAGCAGCGTTAAGGAGAGCAGCCTGTCTGGGAGAGAAGGGACGTGAGGCTCGGCGGAGATACCCAGAGCAAAAACACCTTCCCAAGCACACcctcccctccaggtgttttggacttcaactcccacaattcctaacagccggtaggctgttaggaattgtgggagttgaagtccaaaacacctggagggctgaagttggctcatgCCTCCACTTTTCTAAATCGGGGACTAAATGAAAGATGTCAATTGGAGTTTGGGTTCTGGAAGACTTCAAATAGTTCATAAGGAGACTTTTGGGGGAaagtaaaaagagagagaaaccgATTAAGTATGTGATTCTTGTGGATGAGCAGAAAAAAAGCAGAAAGCAAGTTTGCCCTCTGCTGTCCAGAAACAGGACTTTATGTAAAGGTTTGGAGATAGCAACTGTAAGGATATTCATTTCACAATgtaaacacaaacagaggtaaataGATTGTTGGATAGAAAGTGGGAGAAGCAATGTTAAGGTATAGAGCAACTCACAAAAGGGTAGCAGGAAATCCTTTTTTGAAACTaatttatatgtgtgttttctgCATTTTAGAGTAGAGAAGTATGGAgttatgtaccgtatatacttgagtacaagccgacctgaatataagccgaagcacctaattttaccacaaaaaatgaggaaaacgtattgactcgagtataagccaagggagggaaatgcatccgctactggcaaatttcaaaataaaaatagatagcaataaaacatTAATGGAGGTATCAGgttaaatgttttcaaatatttacataaaactgtaatttaagataggactgtccaactctgattaaaccattattctaaccttcttcaatgtaaatgtgcttatgtatccttccaacaacaacaacaacaacaacaacaacaacaacaacaacaataaatcgcacagtcctagacgcttggaaagtgttcgacatgtgactttgtgatacaaaatccagcatatagatttcatttgctgtgacatactgtgtttttgtatcaataaaatagtagtagtagtagtagtagtagtagtggtggtggtggtggtggtggtaaaacaataaatgtaataataataaaataatgtcatgtaataataacaataataatagagtaaaataatgtaaatgtaatactaaaaacagtattaataatgagaggaaaataataaaagtaacaataataataatagaacataataatggaaatgtaataataataaaaaatagaataaaataataaaagtaataaaaacaacaatagagtaaaataataaatataataataaatggagtaacataataaatgtaataacaacaatagagtcaaatataataataacaacaacaacatagtaaaataataaatgtaataataataagagtaaaataataaatataataataaattgagtaaaataataaatgtaataataacaagagagtcaaatataacaataacaacaacaacatggtaaaataataaaaaaccttgatTCAAGTATAAGTCGAGGAGGGCTTTTATAgatttaaaaaagggctgaaaaacttggcttatactcaagtatatacagtaattgttcAAGTGTTTATGTGTACGTATGTATATTTGCTGTTTTCCTTATTTGTGTTTATTAAAAACTGAATTGAAAGTCTAATTTTTAAtggcattttaactgtatttttattgcaTCTTATTGCCAACAATACTTAATTCTTTTTTTCTATTCATATGCATATGTATTTTCCATGCTTTTAAGGACTATGGTACTGTGTCATTGtgagtcaccttgagtccctatggggagaaagacaggataaaaataaagttgataacaacaacaacagcgggttaaaacttgctgaccaaaaggttagcggctcaaatctggggagtgggaatGAGTACccgccattagccccagcttctgccaacctagcagttcgaaaacatgcaaatgtgagtagatcaataggtactactccggtgGGAAGGGTAACGGCACTTCAGgcagtcatgcttgccacataTGCATatgaatagaaaaataaaaaagaattaagTATTGTtggcaataaaatgcaataaaaatacaattaaaatgccatTAAACGTTTATTGCTGTTTTCTTTATCTGTGTTTATTAAAAACCGAATTGAAAGTCTAATTTTCAattcatgaccttggaggtgtctatggacaatgccagctcttggcttagaaatggagatgagcaccaccccgcagagttggacacgattacttaatgtcaagggaaaacctttacttttacttaaaTGGTGCTCCCTGACCCCATGCGACCCTCACCGATGGCATTGTGGATGTCCTTCACGGTGGCCTTGAGCTGCTCCTGCTGGGAGGCCTTCCTGCCAGTCGGTGTCCGCACCGGCCACCGCTCTGAAGCAGAGAGGAACTGCTCCAAGTCCTCGAAGGAGCTCTCCCGCTCGGCTGGGGCTGAGGGCAGCTCTTCCAGGAGGGGCCCGGATCCCGCAGCGGGGACCCCGACACCCTGGTCCTCAATGAAGGGAGTGCCAGAGAGGCTGTGGCGCAGGTTGAGCTTGTTGTTCTCCTGAACAGAAAACATGGAGTGGAGGCTCTGGGAGGAGCGCAGACGTCTGCCTTCGGGGGCTGGGGAGAGGAACGCCTCGGCCGCATCCAGTGAGGAGGACAGGGACAGGCCCCGGGAGACCTTGCCGGAACCGCGCAAGTCGGAGGAGGCGGCGCTGCGGCTGACCAGAGGGTAGACGCGGCTGTAGACCGAGCATTGGAgcttcttcagcagctggcaGATGGGGTGGTCTGCAAAGCTGGAGGGAGGCAGAAAACACAggtcaggtggagtctccttccttggagttttgaagcagaggtttgatggccatctgtcgggaggactttaatggtgtcttcctgcatggtataatgggaatggactggatgatctttggagTGCCTTCCTCTCCATGATCCTGCCTGATCCTTACCTGAGAAGGTGGGAGATGAGTTTGGACACCAAGGAGAGGTCATTGGGATTCTTCTTCAGCTGGATCTTCCAAGACCTAGGCCAGTCCTTgggggagaagaggaaaaggacaGCATCATAATGTGCCATTGGtgcaatgtgtatgtatgtatatataagtaTTGCTGTttactttatttgcatttttctctATTAAAAACTGAATTAAACAAATCtagttttaaaatgtcattttaattgtattttattgcattttaacttTTACCATAATGCCACcaatatctatttttttttaatttttctattcATATTATTACACTCAAAGGCTGGCaaccacctctgtacttaacacacacttccagtccaaggtaaaatagcaaagcagtttattgaagaatatatataaaaagcaattcagcaaaatagtatttaaaaaaacaaagtccaAATATCAGGAACAATCTACAAAAATCAAAGTATaggagtagcatcaaaaaccaggaatacagaAGCAGAATTAATCCAAAACGTGAGGTTTGGGAACTGTCTTCAAAACTTGGAATCGTGAGACGTGAACAAAAAGAAACATGGAACACGGAACTAGAAATCCTTTGACTTGAAAATAGATCTATACTCAATCACCAACATTGTCTGGACTAACGGATCCATCTGCTGGGCTAGCTAATATAGAGtgaaaatcatgccttctcccctgggaaactgataaggacttcttTGCTAACCATCATCTTGACCTAGGTACACTCTCCTGAGAAGCCCTATATTGATTGAacataaatctcctatctaacagCTCATTAGCctgtccacctggactttcattttcatcctctgagcTCAGATTTGTTTGTGACCTTGCTTCCCTAGCAAACTGtctttcaggaatgtggccttcagacacagaccGATCATTTTCAGGGctgaaaatctcttgctggctttcctgctgacttgcagacccagaatccccagtgtcatcagaatgactaacaggcccagaatctCCAGAGTGATCAggtgcaggcacaatcaaaggccaaaatatttatatgtattttcctgttttatttttaaagtttgtatTATGTTATTGTGAATCAATTTGAGTCCCTacggagagaaaggcaggataaaaataatgattttgataataataataataataataataataaaaagaacaaatgccatcaaagccagaattgaaaattcgacgacagatcccaagtgtagattctgcaaggaagcagatgaaacaatagaacatatcctcagctgctgcaagaagatcacgcagacagactacaagcagaggcataacaccattgctcagatgatccattggaacttgtgccacaaataccatctgcctgcgacaaagaactggtgggatcatagccggaaaaagttacagagaatgaacacatcaaatactctgggacttccggattcagacaaacagagttttggagcataatactcctgacctcacaattgtgctaaaaaacaaagtatggattgccgatgttaccatcccaggtgacagcaggattagcgggaaacaactggaaaagatgacacgatatgaggatttaaagattgaactgcaaagactctggcacaagccagtcaaggtggtcctgtggtgatcggcacactgggtgcagtgcctcaagatcttggcctgcacttaaacacaatcgatgctgacaagattaccatctgccagctgcaaaaggccaccctactgggatctgcatgcattattcaccgatatatcacacagtcctagatacttgggaagtgtccagcgtgtgatccaatacaacagcccgcagagtgatcttgtttgctgtggactcatcttgttgtgtttcaaataataataataataataataataataatggaaaaacaTACTTTAAAAGTGCTTTGTGCACCTTGACCCCATGCGACCCTCATCAAAGGAGTTGTATGTATCCATGTTTGTATTTTAGAGTGACATGTAACTAGAGATGTATGTTGATAAGCAGCAGCTTAAAAATCCAATGAGATTtagggctgcatccaaaggaatctagtgtctagactaagggtcttcaaactaaggcccgggggctgaatacggccctccaaggtcatttacctggccctcactcagtgtcaacctaagtctgaaatgacttgaaagaacacaacaacaatcctatctcatcagccaaaagcaggcccacacttcccactgacatactaataagtttatatttgttaaaattgtttttaattactgtattgtttttaagtggggtttttttcactaaaaataagatatgtgcagtgtgcacaggaattcattcatgttttttctccaacacacacatttatacgtatacagaaatatatacacacacaaaacacatatacacagactgggccacagcaacatgtggcaggggacagctagtctataatataaatctgtaaggggcgtcgtacggagccgtataactccacaaccccccaacgaaactgaaccagaattgccatgcccctaggacaacccactcggtacaaactaatgtactccaaattaaaaaaaaaacaccacaacaacgacaaaaacaccgcaaaacaactgaacatgcgcactggcgcaaactccccggcacgcgcgcacgcacggcccctccccccctccccccgcgcggcacacacacacgtgcgcggtgcaaactccccgccacgcgcgcacgcgccgcccctcaccccccccccgcgtggcacacacaaaggggtggggtgaagggagggggcgtgtctaaccggagagggagggaggagggaaggagtgagtcatggaggaaaggggtggggcgaagggaggaggcgtgtcttcaaattcgccccctcccttctccccaccccttccctccctgagtcactccttccctcctcccccccctccggaaagacacgccccctcccttcgccccaccccttccctccctgattgactcctggaaggaaaggggtggggcgaagggagggggcgtgtctttccggaggggggggaggagggaaggagtgactcagggagggaaggggtggggcgaagggagggggcgtgtcttcaaattcgccccctcccttcgccccaccccttccctccctgagtcactccttccctcctcccatcccctccggaaagacacgccccctcccttcgccccacccctttccttccaggagtcaatcaggaagagaagaggtggggcgaagggagggggcgtgtctttccggaggggggaggaggagggaaggagtgactcagggagggaaggggtggggagaagggagggggcgacttggaagacaacaatgatggatccggaccaaagcattcaatacgccctaatatccacacagatggagtttgagggaaatagaccttgacatttgggagttgtagtcactgggattcagagtttaccaagactcaaagagcatcctgaaccccaccaacgacagaattggggcaaacatgccacactgaacccccatgaccaacagaagatactcaagtttacacacaagcataaagaagggggaggacggagggatgccagagagagagagagagggagagagagagagagagaaagaggggaaaggaaggagtgtgagagagagaaagagggaaagagggcgagtgaaggaaggaagagaggccaggcacagact
This genomic interval carries:
- the VPS9D1 gene encoding VPS9 domain-containing protein 1 isoform X1; translated protein: MAASAEPAVKPLQGAMKLAKGALELDAGDKPREAYVEYLKSIHYISQALLEEATAAKADGSDVTPDTPKMLKVAEQCLERAKSSVTKIGKGKAKLAAERILGPTPTSRHRRVYSDEGGKLSPFLPPEMFQKLQITEVQSGKKELTPLEEASLQNQKLRATYEARLARLNPSQAMQKTSLTLSLQRQMMENLVIAKAREETLQRKMEERRLRLQEAANRRFSSNAVLTPEEQEQRAIYAAILEYEQDHDWPRSWKIQLKKNPNDLSLVSKLISHLLSFADHPICQLLKKLQCSVYSRVYPLVSRSAASSDLRGSGKVSRGLSLSSSLDAAEAFLSPAPEGRRLRSSQSLHSMFSVQENNKLNLRHSLSGTPFIEDQGVGVPAAGSGPLLEELPSAPAERESSFEDLEQFLSASERWPVRTPTGRKASQQEQLKATVKDIHNAIDRLLSLTLLAFEGLNTAAAKDQCVARLEEAFFAPLWAPLLAVYRNVYKAREAALSRSMELHRNVAPSDAGISAKLLPQGSRSRGPGACPYGAAVQELMLLPLGSCPQKKLECIVRTLRIICECAEEYCGSSEGRPHPASAAIGADDLLPILSFVVLKSNLPQLVSECAALEEFIHEGYLIGEEGYCLTSLQSALSYVESLHRPVLEK
- the VPS9D1 gene encoding VPS9 domain-containing protein 1 isoform X2, which codes for MGWLSLPLLGFVLGPLRSQEAYVEYLKSIHYISQALLEEATAAKADGSDVTPDTPKMLKVAEQCLERAKSSVTKIGKGKAKLAAERILGPTPTSRHRRVYSDEGGKLSPFLPPEMFQKLQITEVQSGKKELTPLEEASLQNQKLRATYEARLARLNPSQAMQKTSLTLSLQRQMMENLVIAKAREETLQRKMEERRLRLQEAANRRFSSNAVLTPEEQEQRAIYAAILEYEQDHDWPRSWKIQLKKNPNDLSLVSKLISHLLSFADHPICQLLKKLQCSVYSRVYPLVSRSAASSDLRGSGKVSRGLSLSSSLDAAEAFLSPAPEGRRLRSSQSLHSMFSVQENNKLNLRHSLSGTPFIEDQGVGVPAAGSGPLLEELPSAPAERESSFEDLEQFLSASERWPVRTPTGRKASQQEQLKATVKDIHNAIDRLLSLTLLAFEGLNTAAAKDQCVARLEEAFFAPLWAPLLAVYRNVYKAREAALSRSMELHRNVAPSDAGISAKLLPQGSRSRGPGACPYGAAVQELMLLPLGSCPQKKLECIVRTLRIICECAEEYCGSSEGRPHPASAAIGADDLLPILSFVVLKSNLPQLVSECAALEEFIHEGYLIGEEGYCLTSLQSALSYVESLHRPVLEK
- the VPS9D1 gene encoding VPS9 domain-containing protein 1 isoform X4, whose protein sequence is MLKVAEQCLERAKSSVTKIGKGKAKLAAERILGPTPTSRHRRVYSDEGGKLSPFLPPEMFQKLQITEVQSGKKELTPLEEASLQNQKLRATYEARLARLNPSQAMQKTSLTLSLQRQMMENLVIAKAREETLQRKMEERRLRLQEAANRRFSSNAVLTPEEQEQRAIYAAILEYEQDHDWPRSWKIQLKKNPNDLSLVSKLISHLLSFADHPICQLLKKLQCSVYSRVYPLVSRSAASSDLRGSGKVSRGLSLSSSLDAAEAFLSPAPEGRRLRSSQSLHSMFSVQENNKLNLRHSLSGTPFIEDQGVGVPAAGSGPLLEELPSAPAERESSFEDLEQFLSASERWPVRTPTGRKASQQEQLKATVKDIHNAIDRLLSLTLLAFEGLNTAAAKDQCVARLEEAFFAPLWAPLLAVYRNVYKAREAALSRSMELHRNVAPSDAGISAKLLPQGSRSRGPGACPYGAAVQELMLLPLGSCPQKKLECIVRTLRIICECAEEYCGSSEGRPHPASAAIGADDLLPILSFVVLKSNLPQLVSECAALEEFIHEGYLIGEEGYCLTSLQSALSYVESLHRPVLEK
- the VPS9D1 gene encoding VPS9 domain-containing protein 1 isoform X3, encoding MGLYICGLTREAYVEYLKSIHYISQALLEEATAAKADGSDVTPDTPKMLKVAEQCLERAKSSVTKIGKGKAKLAAERILGPTPTSRHRRVYSDEGGKLSPFLPPEMFQKLQITEVQSGKKELTPLEEASLQNQKLRATYEARLARLNPSQAMQKTSLTLSLQRQMMENLVIAKAREETLQRKMEERRLRLQEAANRRFSSNAVLTPEEQEQRAIYAAILEYEQDHDWPRSWKIQLKKNPNDLSLVSKLISHLLSFADHPICQLLKKLQCSVYSRVYPLVSRSAASSDLRGSGKVSRGLSLSSSLDAAEAFLSPAPEGRRLRSSQSLHSMFSVQENNKLNLRHSLSGTPFIEDQGVGVPAAGSGPLLEELPSAPAERESSFEDLEQFLSASERWPVRTPTGRKASQQEQLKATVKDIHNAIDRLLSLTLLAFEGLNTAAAKDQCVARLEEAFFAPLWAPLLAVYRNVYKAREAALSRSMELHRNVAPSDAGISAKLLPQGSRSRGPGACPYGAAVQELMLLPLGSCPQKKLECIVRTLRIICECAEEYCGSSEGRPHPASAAIGADDLLPILSFVVLKSNLPQLVSECAALEEFIHEGYLIGEEGYCLTSLQSALSYVESLHRPVLEK